From a single Arachis hypogaea cultivar Tifrunner chromosome 3, arahy.Tifrunner.gnm2.J5K5, whole genome shotgun sequence genomic region:
- the LOC112785231 gene encoding superoxide dismutase [Cu-Zn], chloroplastic — protein sequence MQATMVVAPQRLLSPFTTSILKSSFSGISINFSPQSQFASLSASAAKPLTVVAATKKAVAVLKGNSPVEGVVTLTQDDNGPTTVNVRVTGLTPGLHGFHLHEYGDTTNGCISTGAHFNPNNLTHGAPEDEVRHAGDLGNIVANADGVAEATIVDNQIPLSGPNSVVGRAFVVHELEDDLGKGGHELSLTTGNAGGRLACGVVGLTPL from the exons ATGCAAGCAACCATGGTGGTGGCGCCACAACgccttctctctcccttcacaACCTCAATCCTCAAGTCCTCTTTCTCCGGCATCTCCATCAACTTCTCTCCTCAATCCCAATTTGCATCCCTCTCTGCCTCCGCCGCCAAGCCCCTCACCGTCGTCGCCGCCACCAAGAAGGCCGTCGCCGTCCTCAAGGGTAACTCCCCCGTCGAAGGCGTCGTCACTCTCACCCAGGATGACAACG GCCCTACTACTGTTAATGTTCGTGTTACTGGCCTTACTCCAGGTCTTCATGGATTTCACCTA CATGAGTATGGTGATACCACAAACGGCTGTATTTCAACAG GAGCGCATTTCAACCCGAATAACCTCACACATGGTGCTCCTGAGGATGAAGTCCGTCATGCGGGTGACCTGGGAAACATAGTTGCTAATGCAGATG GTGTTGCAGAGGCAACAATCGTCGATAATCAG ATACCACTCAGTGGCCCCAATTCAGTTGTTGGAAGAGCATTCGTGGTTCATGAACTTGAGGATGATCTTGGAAAGG GTGGGCATGAACTTAGTTTGACAACTGGAAATGCTGGTGGAAGATTAGCATGTG GTGTAGTTGGTCTGACTCCACTGTAA